The following proteins come from a genomic window of Maribacter sp. HTCC2170:
- a CDS encoding SMP-30/gluconolactonase/LRE family protein, translating into MRILKKVFLLFTFLVLLFIGHVLISTGYFRTIEPQFQGKILKRIPLVGAEDIMISRIDSFALISSTDRAAFPPETVDKGGLYLIDLKNDDFEPIHLTKNFKQPFAPHGISFFKTDSTYKVMAVNHTQKGHSLEVFELYDKRMTHIKTLEHPSMISPNDVVMIDEDRFYFTNDHKYTQGLGLLAENYLGLGISNVIFFDGSRYNEVANGIAYANGINIDNNRDLIFVASPRHFEVEVFAMNKDGTLTFNEAIDCGTGVDNIEFDQEGNLWIGSHPNLLRFSSYAKGNKETSPSEIIKIDYRKKGDYSIEKIYVEEGSEMSGSTVAATFGDLIFMGNVMDEEFLILQRNTKP; encoded by the coding sequence ATGCGAATCCTAAAAAAAGTTTTCCTTTTATTCACTTTCTTGGTACTTCTCTTTATAGGTCATGTATTGATTTCCACAGGTTATTTCAGAACTATTGAACCACAGTTTCAAGGAAAAATCCTTAAAAGAATTCCACTTGTAGGAGCCGAGGATATTATGATAAGTCGCATCGATAGCTTTGCATTGATTTCCTCAACCGATCGCGCTGCCTTTCCCCCTGAAACAGTCGACAAAGGAGGGCTTTATTTGATAGATTTAAAAAACGATGATTTTGAGCCTATCCATTTGACAAAAAATTTTAAACAACCGTTTGCGCCACATGGTATTTCGTTCTTCAAAACAGATAGTACGTATAAGGTTATGGCTGTGAACCATACTCAAAAAGGGCATTCCCTAGAAGTTTTTGAATTATATGATAAAAGGATGACGCACATAAAAACCTTGGAACATCCATCCATGATAAGTCCTAATGATGTCGTCATGATAGATGAAGATCGTTTTTACTTTACCAACGACCATAAGTACACACAAGGTCTAGGTTTATTGGCAGAAAATTATCTTGGTTTAGGAATATCGAATGTGATATTCTTTGATGGATCTAGGTACAATGAGGTTGCCAATGGAATTGCATATGCCAATGGAATCAATATCGACAATAATAGAGACCTGATTTTTGTGGCATCGCCCAGACATTTTGAAGTCGAAGTTTTTGCAATGAACAAAGATGGAACACTCACCTTCAATGAGGCGATTGATTGTGGAACTGGAGTGGACAATATAGAGTTTGATCAAGAAGGAAATCTTTGGATAGGGTCACATCCCAATCTTTTACGCTTTAGTTCATATGCAAAGGGCAATAAAGAAACCTCCCCTTCGGAGATTATTAAAATCGATTACAGGAAAAAGGGAGATTATTCAATTGAAAAAATATATGTTGAAGAGGGTAGTGAAATGTCTGGTTCAACGGTTGCCGCAACTTTTGGGGATTTAATATTCATGGGCAACGTCATGGATGAAGAATTCTTAATTCTACAACGCAATACAAAACCCTAA
- a CDS encoding amidohydrolase — translation MRLNNSAITLLFLFLLILTSCNTSDKQSATLLIHGGPIYTVDNIQTTVEAVATKDNKILFAGSLVEAEKYKTDLTDVIDLKGKTMTPGLIEGHGHFMGLGYNELSLDLMNTTSYQEIVDAVAEKVKSAEPGEWITGRGWHQSKWDEMPDETVNGFQTHQLLSSVSPENPVYLGHASGHAGFANAKAMEIAGIQVLSKDGIDKFEVEGGEVIRDELGRPTGIFNERAQGLIRKHIPENTPETNAKAFELAVAACHRHGITGFHDAGIGRETIELYSSMKTANKMKIRLYTMLTGWDEELLNEWYEKGPLVDPENLLTIRSIKLNCDGALGSRGAWLLESYTDRPGHFGHETLPMEFVKKTSLKGLEHGFQVCSHAIGDRANREILDRYELAFDELPDMTADHRFRIEHAQHLHPDDIPRFASLGVIPAMQAVHMSSDRPWAIDRLGEKRIKEGAYMWQDLLQSGIPIVNGTDVPVEPLNPISSFYASVSRKTLKGTPVGGYEPEQKMTREQALRSYTLDAAYGAFEEDLKGSITVGKLADFTIYNQDLMQVPEDQILNTTIEMTIFDGNVVYQKGK, via the coding sequence ATGCGATTAAATAATTCTGCCATCACCTTACTATTTCTATTTCTTCTAATATTAACTTCATGTAACACCTCTGATAAACAATCTGCAACGCTGCTGATTCATGGCGGACCTATATACACCGTTGATAACATTCAAACCACGGTTGAAGCAGTAGCAACAAAGGACAATAAGATTCTTTTTGCAGGCAGTCTTGTCGAAGCTGAAAAATATAAAACTGATTTAACTGATGTTATTGACCTTAAAGGAAAGACTATGACTCCTGGGCTGATTGAAGGACATGGCCATTTTATGGGATTGGGATATAATGAATTGTCCCTAGATCTAATGAATACCACTAGCTACCAAGAAATTGTGGATGCCGTTGCCGAAAAAGTAAAATCTGCTGAGCCGGGGGAATGGATCACAGGAAGAGGTTGGCATCAAAGCAAATGGGATGAAATGCCAGACGAAACGGTCAATGGATTCCAAACACACCAGTTACTAAGTTCCGTATCTCCCGAGAATCCTGTATACTTAGGTCATGCCAGTGGACATGCAGGTTTTGCCAATGCCAAAGCAATGGAAATTGCAGGAATTCAGGTATTGTCGAAAGATGGTATTGACAAATTTGAAGTGGAAGGTGGCGAAGTAATCCGCGATGAATTAGGAAGACCAACTGGTATTTTCAATGAACGTGCACAGGGTTTAATTAGAAAACATATTCCAGAGAATACTCCTGAAACAAATGCCAAGGCTTTTGAACTGGCTGTGGCTGCTTGCCATAGACATGGGATTACAGGTTTTCACGACGCTGGAATTGGCAGAGAAACCATAGAACTCTATTCTTCGATGAAGACAGCTAACAAAATGAAAATTAGGTTGTATACCATGCTTACGGGTTGGGATGAGGAATTACTGAATGAATGGTATGAAAAAGGACCTCTTGTTGATCCTGAGAACCTATTGACTATTCGTTCTATAAAACTGAACTGTGATGGTGCATTAGGTTCACGTGGAGCTTGGCTATTGGAATCATATACAGATCGTCCAGGACATTTTGGACATGAAACCTTACCCATGGAATTTGTAAAAAAGACATCTCTAAAAGGTTTAGAACATGGTTTTCAAGTTTGTTCACACGCCATTGGCGATAGAGCAAATAGGGAGATTTTGGACCGTTATGAATTGGCCTTTGATGAATTGCCAGATATGACTGCTGATCATAGGTTTCGAATAGAACACGCACAACACCTGCATCCAGATGATATTCCGCGCTTTGCAAGCCTAGGCGTTATCCCTGCTATGCAAGCGGTACATATGTCCTCTGACCGCCCTTGGGCAATTGACCGTCTTGGGGAAAAACGCATCAAAGAGGGTGCTTATATGTGGCAAGACTTACTACAAAGTGGAATCCCAATTGTCAACGGTACCGATGTACCGGTTGAACCGTTGAATCCTATTTCAAGTTTCTATGCAAGTGTTAGTAGAAAAACTTTGAAAGGTACGCCTGTGGGCGGTTATGAACCTGAGCAAAAAATGACTAGGGAACAGGCACTTAGATCTTACACGTTAGATGCAGCCTATGGAGCATTTGAAGAAGATTTAAAAGGTTCCATTACGGTCGGGAAATTGGCAGATTTCACAATCTACAACCAGGACCTCATGCAAGTTCCAGAAGACCAAATTCTAAATACCACAATTGAAATGACCATTTTCGATGGAAATGTGGTATATCAAAAAGGTAAGTAA
- a CDS encoding molybdopterin molybdotransferase MoeA, giving the protein MMSFDEAFSAVLHHKIELGIEEVDLLQSTGRVLAEDILADRDFPPFDRATKDGIAINFSVIEKGLKKLRIEAVVSAGMPQQKLGDIKNCVEIMTGAVVPQNADTVIMYEHLDIKDGYSNISRDVKKGQDIHKKGSDVKTGTVLLKKHTKIGPSQIGVLASVGKSKILVRQLPKVCVISTGNELVDVSQIPLPHQIRKSNILSLFTALEKEGIEADRIHLQDDKESIKKELSHILEEFDVVMLSGGVSKGKFDFIPEVMESLDVRKVFHRVAQRPGKPFWFGTQTKLNTVVFSFPGNPVSTFANYHIYFLPWLNVSLGQEDKKYQVVLDDTIEIKPPLTRFIQVKTYLDEGNFHVRIIRENGSGDLTSLANSNGFICLRPRENAYEKGELVPFIASKTII; this is encoded by the coding sequence ATGATGTCATTTGATGAGGCTTTTTCCGCTGTATTGCACCATAAAATTGAATTAGGCATTGAAGAGGTTGATCTGTTGCAAAGTACTGGTCGTGTTCTCGCAGAAGATATCTTGGCGGACAGGGATTTCCCTCCCTTTGACCGAGCTACAAAGGATGGAATAGCTATAAATTTTTCAGTTATTGAAAAGGGGTTAAAAAAGTTGAGAATAGAAGCGGTTGTTAGTGCAGGAATGCCTCAGCAAAAATTGGGTGATATCAAAAATTGTGTTGAAATCATGACCGGAGCCGTGGTTCCACAAAATGCTGATACTGTTATTATGTATGAGCATTTGGATATTAAGGATGGTTATTCGAATATAAGCAGGGATGTAAAAAAAGGACAGGACATTCATAAAAAGGGAAGCGACGTTAAAACAGGAACTGTTCTATTAAAAAAGCATACTAAGATTGGGCCATCTCAAATAGGTGTTTTAGCCTCTGTGGGTAAGTCAAAAATTTTGGTTAGGCAATTACCGAAAGTATGTGTCATCTCCACAGGTAATGAGTTGGTAGATGTATCGCAAATTCCTTTACCACACCAAATAAGAAAATCGAATATATTATCACTTTTTACCGCATTGGAGAAAGAAGGAATCGAGGCCGATAGAATCCATTTGCAGGATGATAAGGAAAGTATCAAGAAGGAGCTTTCCCATATCCTTGAAGAATTTGATGTAGTAATGTTGAGTGGGGGAGTATCGAAAGGAAAATTTGATTTTATTCCAGAAGTAATGGAATCTCTTGATGTGAGAAAAGTATTTCATCGTGTGGCTCAACGCCCTGGAAAACCCTTTTGGTTTGGCACACAGACAAAGCTTAATACGGTTGTCTTTTCTTTTCCCGGTAACCCAGTTTCAACCTTTGCAAATTATCATATTTATTTTCTACCATGGTTGAATGTTTCTTTAGGTCAAGAAGATAAAAAATATCAAGTGGTTTTAGATGATACCATTGAAATCAAACCTCCACTAACTCGGTTTATTCAAGTAAAGACGTATTTGGATGAGGGTAATTTTCATGTGAGAATAATACGGGAAAACGGTTCCGGTGATTTGACCAGCTTGGCCAATTCAAACGGATTCATTTGTTTAAGACCTCGTGAAAATGCTTATGAAAAAGGTGAATTAGTGCCTTTTATTGCAAGCAAGACGATTATTTAA
- a CDS encoding DUF1080 domain-containing protein, producing the protein MKNLRIPIVAITCLLILLASCGPKQNPNADKEEWISMFNGKDLEGWTPKVKGYTYGENFNNTFKVTNGNLRVSYKEYDSFDSKFAHLFYKTKFSHYRLKAQYRMVGEQVKGGPGWAFANNGFMLHCQDPKTMSLDQDFPMSMEFQLLAGKGDGERPTGNLCTPGCHVHIDGKLVETHCIPDTKGATYPREKWVNIEAVVLGDSIVHQIVEGDTVRTFTKPIIGGHLAGLNKELFKDGTPMTEGYISIQGESHDTEFKNIEILDLCGCKDEKATNYKSYYTKHNQENCEYD; encoded by the coding sequence ATGAAAAACTTACGTATCCCAATAGTAGCAATCACCTGTCTCCTCATTTTGTTAGCAAGTTGTGGCCCAAAACAAAATCCGAACGCTGATAAAGAGGAATGGATTTCAATGTTCAACGGCAAGGATTTGGAGGGTTGGACTCCCAAAGTAAAAGGCTATACCTATGGAGAAAATTTTAATAACACTTTTAAAGTTACAAATGGAAACCTTAGAGTATCATATAAAGAATATGATTCTTTTGACAGTAAGTTTGCCCATTTATTCTATAAAACCAAATTCTCCCATTATCGTTTAAAAGCACAATATAGAATGGTTGGGGAACAGGTAAAAGGAGGTCCTGGTTGGGCATTTGCCAATAATGGGTTCATGCTACATTGTCAAGATCCAAAAACCATGTCTTTGGACCAAGATTTCCCAATGTCCATGGAATTTCAATTGTTGGCTGGAAAAGGTGATGGTGAAAGGCCTACAGGTAATCTTTGTACTCCTGGTTGTCATGTTCACATTGATGGAAAACTAGTTGAGACACATTGTATTCCAGATACTAAAGGAGCCACTTACCCACGAGAAAAATGGGTAAATATTGAGGCTGTTGTTTTAGGAGATTCAATTGTGCATCAAATAGTGGAAGGCGATACGGTACGAACTTTTACGAAACCAATCATTGGAGGCCATTTAGCTGGACTTAACAAAGAACTATTCAAAGATGGTACACCAATGACCGAAGGATACATTTCTATTCAAGGTGAAAGCCATGATACGGAATTCAAGAATATCGAGATTCTAGATCTGTGTGGGTGTAAAGATGAAAAGGCGACAAACTACAAGTCCTATTATACAAAGCATAACCAAGAGAACTGTGAATATGATTAA
- a CDS encoding PH domain-containing protein, whose translation MRFKSRKDTLFSTIIIGVCLFVLALTIMGFVNGEMQKSEYWVLPIVLLAVGLLLWIFFGTNYELHKDGFIYRSGPINGKISIDRIYEIVKGRTLWMGSRPATAKKGLIIKYDAYNEIYISPKTNEKFIEKILELNPDILITG comes from the coding sequence ATGAGATTTAAAAGTAGAAAAGATACGTTGTTCTCAACGATCATCATAGGAGTCTGCCTATTTGTTTTGGCATTGACCATTATGGGTTTTGTCAATGGTGAAATGCAGAAAAGCGAATATTGGGTCTTGCCTATAGTATTGCTTGCGGTTGGATTGCTGTTATGGATTTTTTTTGGAACGAACTATGAATTGCATAAAGATGGATTTATTTACAGAAGTGGACCAATCAACGGCAAAATAAGCATTGATAGAATATATGAAATAGTCAAGGGTAGAACCCTTTGGATGGGTTCTAGACCCGCTACTGCAAAAAAGGGACTTATCATTAAGTATGATGCTTACAATGAGATATACATTAGTCCAAAAACCAATGAAAAGTTCATTGAGAAAATATTAGAGCTTAATCCAGACATATTAATAACAGGGTAA
- a CDS encoding DUF1801 domain-containing protein codes for MLTTPIAIMNEKHNFYLNKDEPNKSCLLALRDIILKQDENITETTKYGMPCFCYKQKMFCYLWEDKKTKEPYILFVEGQHLHHPELESGNRARMKIFRVNPLLDIPLKTINFLINEALELYRNGTIHIK; via the coding sequence ATGTTGACAACGCCTATCGCAATAATGAATGAAAAGCATAATTTCTATCTGAACAAAGACGAACCCAATAAAAGTTGTTTATTGGCCCTAAGGGATATCATATTAAAACAGGACGAAAACATAACAGAAACTACAAAATACGGAATGCCTTGCTTTTGTTATAAGCAGAAGATGTTCTGTTATCTCTGGGAAGATAAAAAGACAAAAGAACCCTATATTTTATTTGTTGAAGGGCAACATCTTCATCATCCCGAACTTGAAAGTGGCAATAGGGCAAGAATGAAAATTTTTAGGGTAAATCCATTATTGGATATTCCTCTAAAAACCATCAACTTTCTTATTAATGAAGCCCTTGAACTTTATAGGAATGGTACAATTCACATTAAATAA
- a CDS encoding class I SAM-dependent methyltransferase → MTDKLSAIEEHYYRHDLYDDIINRLKNLNVDLNQVNRSDIAGVDEFHVRGAAISRELAQLANIKNSKVLDVGCGLGGPCRMLADEFNCTTTGIDLSEEFINAASKLSDLVGLSDSTQFIYGNANDLPFEDKTFDVVWTQHVQMNVDDKKKFYSEIARVLKNDGFFIYYDIFRKGKEKVKYPMPWAHESKISFLEPSSTMQSILEKLGMKKEHSNDQTQNGIVFFEKLISKLVAQGPPKLGLNVLMGENTIEKITNLLNGLKENKLTLQSGIYRK, encoded by the coding sequence ATGACGGATAAATTGTCTGCAATTGAAGAGCATTATTATAGACATGATTTGTATGATGATATCATAAATCGTCTGAAAAATTTAAATGTTGACCTCAACCAGGTAAACAGGTCAGATATTGCAGGAGTGGATGAGTTTCATGTAAGGGGTGCTGCAATTTCGAGAGAACTGGCACAATTGGCAAACATAAAGAACTCCAAGGTTCTTGATGTTGGCTGCGGACTCGGTGGGCCTTGTAGAATGCTGGCAGATGAATTCAATTGTACCACTACAGGAATAGATCTTTCAGAAGAATTCATTAATGCGGCTTCCAAACTTTCAGATCTTGTAGGGCTCAGTGATTCCACTCAATTCATATATGGTAACGCAAATGATTTACCTTTCGAAGATAAGACGTTTGATGTAGTCTGGACGCAGCACGTGCAGATGAATGTTGATGACAAGAAAAAATTCTATTCAGAAATAGCTAGGGTCTTGAAAAATGATGGTTTCTTCATCTACTATGACATTTTCAGAAAGGGCAAGGAAAAAGTTAAATACCCAATGCCTTGGGCGCATGAATCGAAAATCAGTTTTCTTGAACCTTCTTCAACCATGCAGTCAATCCTCGAAAAATTGGGAATGAAAAAAGAGCATTCCAACGACCAAACCCAAAATGGTATCGTCTTTTTTGAAAAACTAATATCAAAATTGGTTGCCCAAGGTCCACCAAAGCTAGGATTGAATGTTCTAATGGGAGAAAATACCATAGAAAAAATAACCAATTTGCTAAATGGGCTCAAGGAAAATAAACTAACGTTACAAAGCGGTATCTATAGAAAATGA
- a CDS encoding endonuclease/exonuclease/phosphatase family protein: MIELFSMDGITMRIKIKLNMNKGILLFIAIIVGVNSIYSQTNFYTGFEENIDKYYPQKSKEKAVYVMQLQLPQWTNGISGRALDLSENAVLRKPLVIDSLETPDYGMNDFSVQVWVKTIKGAVQGTPIIGNTKDEDPEGPGWKILTQENGAWGVWISDGKSEYRYLPTPGRQAINDGEWHQLAFSIDREKEEAWFFKDGKNVAIYNTPNLGSLNSNNRTVVGGTYEYWEYGSSGQWTAFNGYLDEVNVKSSYQNSTSIKEDFNRFKTLEEDDKLDSPLRTMVWNIWHGGRRYGKHVGVERVVQTIKQAQPDVVALIETYGSGEIIADALGYHFYLISSNLSIMSRFPINKTIKAFRPFNFGGAEINLGGGRRLTFLNTWLHYLPDYSKNVIEGAISAEDLINAEKETRQSEVESILKEIKPLHSKSGSNPVIMLGDFNSGSHLDWIESTKGIHNGYTIDWPVSLAMINAGFKDSFRELNINPLLDPGLTWTPRAATSSNEYGLRDRIDYIYYKGGLIPIESKVIDYHPLMFPSDHAAVITVFDVK, translated from the coding sequence ATGATTGAGTTATTTTCGATGGACGGCATTACAATGCGCATTAAAATAAAATTGAATATGAACAAAGGCATTCTCTTATTTATCGCAATAATTGTAGGTGTAAATAGCATTTACTCTCAGACCAATTTTTATACTGGTTTTGAGGAAAACATTGATAAATACTACCCCCAAAAGTCCAAAGAAAAAGCGGTATATGTAATGCAATTACAACTACCGCAATGGACCAATGGAATTTCTGGAAGAGCATTGGATCTTTCCGAGAATGCCGTATTACGAAAACCATTGGTTATTGATAGTCTCGAGACACCAGACTATGGGATGAATGATTTTTCCGTTCAAGTATGGGTTAAAACTATTAAAGGTGCTGTTCAAGGTACACCAATAATCGGAAACACAAAAGATGAAGACCCAGAGGGTCCTGGCTGGAAAATACTCACGCAAGAAAATGGCGCGTGGGGAGTTTGGATCTCTGATGGAAAAAGTGAATACAGATATTTGCCAACACCAGGAAGACAAGCAATCAACGATGGTGAGTGGCATCAACTTGCCTTTAGTATAGATAGGGAAAAAGAAGAAGCCTGGTTCTTTAAAGATGGAAAAAATGTTGCTATTTACAATACACCAAACTTGGGAAGTTTGAACAGTAACAATAGGACCGTAGTTGGAGGAACCTATGAATATTGGGAATATGGTTCTTCAGGTCAATGGACAGCATTTAATGGCTATTTAGATGAAGTGAACGTTAAGAGTTCATATCAGAACAGTACGAGTATAAAAGAGGACTTCAATCGTTTTAAAACCTTGGAAGAAGATGATAAACTGGATTCACCGCTTAGGACAATGGTTTGGAATATTTGGCATGGTGGTAGAAGATATGGTAAACATGTTGGCGTTGAACGCGTTGTACAAACTATAAAGCAGGCCCAACCCGATGTTGTCGCATTGATTGAGACTTATGGATCAGGAGAGATTATTGCTGATGCGTTGGGATATCATTTTTATCTAATAAGCTCTAATTTGAGTATAATGAGTAGGTTTCCCATTAATAAAACAATTAAAGCTTTTCGCCCATTTAATTTTGGAGGCGCAGAAATTAATTTAGGTGGTGGGCGGCGACTTACGTTTTTGAACACTTGGTTGCATTACTTACCTGATTATAGCAAAAATGTGATTGAAGGTGCAATTTCAGCCGAAGACTTGATAAATGCTGAAAAAGAGACACGCCAATCAGAGGTAGAAAGTATTTTAAAGGAAATTAAACCACTTCATTCTAAATCTGGGAGTAATCCAGTTATTATGCTTGGGGATTTTAATAGTGGGTCTCATTTAGATTGGATTGAATCTACCAAGGGCATACATAACGGTTATACGATTGATTGGCCTGTTAGTTTGGCAATGATAAATGCAGGGTTCAAAGATAGTTTTAGAGAGTTGAACATAAACCCGCTATTAGATCCTGGACTTACCTGGACACCAAGGGCGGCAACTTCATCCAATGAATATGGATTAAGGGATCGTATTGACTATATCTATTATAAAGGTGGTTTGATTCCGATTGAATCCAAGGTAATTGATTATCATCCATTAATGTTTCCGTCTGACCATGCGGCTGTCATAACAGTGTTCGACGTAAAGTAA
- a CDS encoding endonuclease/exonuclease/phosphatase family protein, whose amino-acid sequence MKVKPLVAFLFLFVLTNGIGQENFKLISYNIWNGFEWGKDTVRQEKLLSWMDSKKPDVVALQELCDYNDDKLTQDAKAWGHDYSVLLKTTGYSVGLTSKYPIVLKEKIIEGMHHGALHCSTNGFEIFVVHLSPSQWEKRSEEAEILSGIIDLEIKAGNKVLVCGDFNALSPADADWYNSRADLLQDARKRDEKNDQSENLREGNFDYSVMSKFYGVGLFDNASKFVGTGNDRISFPTQVFRKTETDKKKLIDRGTRIDYILTSYNLVNQCIDTKIYNGPEAYFLSDHYPVESSFILE is encoded by the coding sequence ATGAAAGTAAAACCACTAGTAGCCTTTTTGTTCCTTTTTGTTCTCACAAATGGAATTGGTCAAGAAAACTTTAAATTGATCAGTTATAATATTTGGAATGGTTTCGAATGGGGGAAAGATACAGTTCGCCAAGAGAAGCTTTTGTCATGGATGGATTCAAAAAAGCCAGATGTAGTTGCTCTACAAGAACTTTGTGATTATAACGATGATAAATTAACCCAAGACGCGAAGGCTTGGGGTCACGATTATTCAGTGCTTTTAAAAACAACAGGTTATTCGGTGGGTTTGACTTCCAAGTATCCAATTGTTCTTAAAGAAAAGATAATCGAGGGAATGCATCATGGTGCATTACATTGTTCAACCAACGGTTTTGAAATTTTTGTGGTTCATTTGTCACCATCTCAATGGGAAAAGAGAAGCGAAGAAGCCGAAATTTTATCAGGTATAATTGACCTTGAAATAAAAGCAGGCAATAAGGTCCTTGTTTGTGGCGATTTTAATGCGCTTTCTCCAGCTGATGCTGATTGGTACAATTCGAGGGCTGATCTTTTACAAGACGCAAGAAAAAGAGATGAGAAAAATGACCAATCAGAAAATTTAAGAGAGGGCAATTTTGATTATTCAGTCATGTCCAAGTTTTATGGGGTGGGTCTTTTTGATAATGCTTCTAAATTCGTAGGTACTGGTAATGACCGTATAAGTTTCCCTACACAGGTTTTTCGTAAGACCGAAACCGACAAAAAGAAGTTGATTGATAGAGGAACACGTATAGATTATATCTTAACGAGTTATAATTTGGTTAATCAATGTATCGACACCAAAATTTATAATGGCCCAGAAGCCTATTTTTTATCGGATCATTATCCAGTTGAGTCCAGTTTTATTCTTGAATAG
- a CDS encoding MFS transporter: MNQQKPPWHFLLLLILAGESVFIIPFVLARVFRPTVLNVFNLDNVQLGICFSVYGIVALLSYLFGGPLADKYPPRKLIAVALWMTALGGLVYATFPSYSILKILYGYWGFTTIFLFWAPMIKATRVWGGSSSQGKAFGFLDGGRGLVGALFGAMGVFIFSLFIASEVSEATIVESKAAFRYVILVSSGIVSIVGLVVWFFMKLDRDLEKEIILDKITLSQVKEVLKLPSVRLLMVIILCAYVGYKITDVFSLYAQDVMLYNQVQSAQVGTFLLFIRPVVGVIIGILADRSQTTLWLFIGFVVSIIGALLFATGIISDSSTALFFISTLIIATGVYAARSLYFAVMERGQIPLLLTGTAVGLISIVGYTPDIFAGPAMGYLLDKSPGAQGHQHVFLMLIFFSLIGAIAAWIYHRLYGKKKKH, encoded by the coding sequence ATGAATCAGCAAAAGCCACCATGGCATTTTCTACTATTATTGATTTTGGCCGGTGAGTCGGTATTTATTATCCCTTTTGTATTGGCAAGGGTATTTAGACCAACAGTGCTGAATGTATTTAATTTGGACAATGTACAGTTGGGGATATGTTTTTCGGTTTATGGAATTGTTGCCCTCCTATCTTACCTCTTTGGTGGACCACTTGCCGATAAATATCCGCCGAGAAAACTTATAGCAGTAGCCCTATGGATGACCGCCTTAGGTGGTTTGGTATACGCTACTTTCCCTAGTTACTCGATTTTAAAGATTCTATACGGCTATTGGGGCTTTACAACCATATTTCTTTTCTGGGCGCCAATGATCAAGGCAACACGCGTTTGGGGAGGGTCTTCTTCGCAAGGTAAGGCATTTGGCTTTTTGGACGGTGGCCGAGGTCTAGTTGGAGCGCTGTTTGGTGCAATGGGCGTTTTCATATTTTCATTATTCATTGCCTCGGAAGTTTCTGAAGCAACTATTGTTGAGAGTAAAGCCGCTTTTAGATATGTGATTCTTGTTTCTTCGGGAATAGTTTCCATTGTAGGGCTTGTGGTATGGTTTTTCATGAAATTGGATCGTGATTTAGAAAAGGAAATCATTTTAGATAAAATTACCTTAAGCCAAGTGAAAGAAGTTTTAAAACTACCTTCTGTTAGGTTGTTAATGGTTATAATTCTATGTGCATATGTCGGTTATAAAATCACCGATGTCTTTTCCCTCTATGCTCAAGATGTAATGCTTTATAACCAAGTACAATCTGCGCAAGTAGGTACTTTTCTATTGTTTATTCGGCCAGTTGTTGGAGTGATTATAGGTATTCTGGCAGATCGTTCCCAGACGACGCTATGGTTGTTCATTGGTTTTGTTGTGTCTATTATTGGTGCATTGCTTTTCGCAACGGGCATTATTTCTGATTCATCTACTGCATTATTTTTTATCTCAACCCTAATCATCGCCACAGGAGTTTATGCAGCACGTTCTCTTTATTTTGCTGTGATGGAAAGAGGACAGATACCTCTTCTGCTCACCGGGACAGCTGTTGGGTTAATTTCTATTGTAGGATATACTCCGGATATTTTTGCGGGTCCCGCCATGGGTTACCTTTTAGATAAATCACCAGGTGCTCAAGGGCATCAACATGTATTTTTGATGCTAATTTTCTTTTCCTTGATTGGAGCTATTGCCGCATGGATTTATCATCGGTTATACGGTAAGAAAAAAAAGCACTGA